Proteins encoded by one window of Sphaerodactylus townsendi isolate TG3544 linkage group LG02, MPM_Stown_v2.3, whole genome shotgun sequence:
- the LOC125426773 gene encoding LOW QUALITY PROTEIN: cbp/p300-interacting transactivator 3-like (The sequence of the model RefSeq protein was modified relative to this genomic sequence to represent the inferred CDS: substituted 1 base at 1 genomic stop codon), translating to MADHMMISMSHGMNGLQGYRMGVNGLQGPPQHGQHMLRTIPANHQMMQYGNPGLDTGMRQRPGIGGQMAHHQVPNAMMFNSPNQQPQQQQQYMGPVGTQQLTASMHLQKLNTQYQGHPLMAMNNGPVGTGAQQYRVGPSPHPGMQHMPSPALTLNVMDMDLVLFXEVLTSLVMELGLDRIQELPELFLGQNEFDFISDFVSKQQPSAISC from the coding sequence ATGGCAGACCACATGATGATTTCGATGAGCCACGGCATGAACGGGCTGCAGGGCTACCGGATGGGGGTGAACGGCCTGCAGGGCCCTCCCCAGCACGGACAGCACATGCTAAGGACGATACCTGCTAACCACCAAATGATGCAATATGGAAACCCCGGCCTGGACACAGGGATGAGGCAGCGGCCCGGCATCGGTGGACAGATGGCACATCACCAGGTGCCGAACGCCATGATGTTCAACAGTCCCaaccagcagccgcagcagcagcaacaatacaTGGGACCCGTGGGCACTCAGCAACTTACAGCCAGCATGCACTTGCAGAAACTCAATACCCAGTACCAGGGCCACCCTCTCATGGCCATGAACAACGGGCCTGTGGGAACAGGTGCACAGCAATACAGAGTGGGCCCCAGCCCACATCCTGGCATGCAGCATATGCCCTCTCCTGCTTTGACCTTGAACGTTATGGACATGGATCTTGTTCTATTTTAAGAGGTTTTGACCTCCTTGGTCATGGAACTTGGTTTGGACCGAATTCAGGAGCTACCGGAACTTTTCCTGGGACAGAACGAGTTTGACTTCATTTCGGACTTTGtcagcaaacagcagcccagcGCCATCAGCTGTTGA